aatatataaatttatctattttaatacAGTGCtcgatataaattgaaaattaaaaaaaaaaataatacatttttttattaatttgcaaTTATAGAGAGCGATACGCTAAGAAAACTTGGGAAACACCAATTCCTGATGAGTACAAATTAAGTGATGAAGACATCAACATTTTTGTTAAGAGTATGATGCCAATAGCTATGACAGCAATGTTTAGCAAATTAAGTGCTAATGATACTTGTTATGCTTTACAACATCTTGCTACTATGAGACCTAGTTTAGTAATACCACAAGTTTTAGAGAGGATGTATTCTACATTAGATTCTCTCACAGAACCTCACAAACTCACAGCAGCAATGACTTGTATGGTAGCTGTAGCTAGACCCATGGTACAAGGAtctagaaatataaataaaggtaatatatatcatcattGTGTTAATAGAAGATTTTTAAtgctttctaatatatatatatatatatatatattttttttttattttttgtaggATATACATATCCAGAAGGTCCAATGCACGTTCTACCTCTTCTATTTTCATCTCTGCCAGGCATAGATCCAAATGATATAGGAAAGTgttttattacatttcgtCTGATTTCTGTATATGCCATTATGATACCCATTGTGGATTCGTCTAGATCATCTGCAATAGcagacgaagaagagagattgATTTGTGAAACAACATCGCGTTTTGaagattttattttgcaaTTCTTAGATAGAGTTTTTACTTTCATAGATTGTAGTTCATTAGAATTTGTAAGACCTGAAAATCGTGCTGGTGATGGGAAGAGTAAATTAGAAACTACAGCAGAAACGGTGTTAGAAGGAGTGTGCTCGACTTTATTACTTAAAACTAGTAATGCAATTTTTCTCAGTGCTTTACATAAGTTACGTACATTCGTGACCGAACGTATTTTAGAAACAAAAATCGCTGGCCAACTAGTAGCTGTACTTTGTCGAATTTTTGTACGGATTAATGGTCAGGATACGCTACGTGCTCTGGTACCTTTATTATCTCAAAcgatattagatataattaatgaaggaGAGGATGTCatcaaggaagaaaatttagataatcgtttattatatGCAATGCTTCTACTATCTGCAGTTGTCGAAACACCAGGTTCCAATTTATTACCGCATATAAATACTTTCTTGAAAGTACTTGATCAAGTGTTATTGTTAAGATCGAGAGAAGGAAGCAAGCTTGCATGCCGCATACTTAAAAATTTGCTTATGTCATTGTCCACTGTTACATTCTGTCAATTTCGAACTGTCGAGAGGGATTACAATGATCCAGAATATCCTTATACAAGAGATTGGGGTCGAGCAATAGATGTTGACTCTTTACGCATTAATTGGTATGTTCctgggaaagaagaaattgcaACGATTCAACAAATATTCTCCAAATATTTGCctcaagaaatagaaaaattacaaaaatactGTCATGATTGGAATTCATTAACACGGTATGTTccctttataatttttaatagtatttatgtatttcttGACAACATCTAAATGCAGAAATAGGAAGCCTCTGTGCTAACAAACAATTTTACCCCATTTTCCAGAAATCAAAtgcaaaatgttttataaaatataacttcTTGAAcgtctttttatatatgaagTATTTAGACTAAAACTGCCTCAACTGATAACATAAATGGATAAATGACTATAGGGAGGAGTTGCTGACCAGTCTGAATATTGTAAGCGGTATTGTTGGAGGCTGTGAGTCTGTTTTACCATTGTGGAAAGAATCTCCACTTCCTGTCGTCGAAACATCTTTAGAATGGATATCATTTACTCCAACTGTTGGTATCACAGGAGAAATTATTATGCCCGATGGAAGTAATGTGAGACGGTATTTGACAGAGATCTTAAGTAATCTACAATCTGTATTACTGAAAAATGCAGAAGATGATACAAAAAGTTTATTTGTTTTGGTGcaggtatgtatatttatttattattaaaagaataattaagatgtaatatatcaaatacatATGTCAATGTATTTACATCTGTTTTAGATATGGAATAGTTTACTATCGGGAAAGATGCGTTTATATGAAAGTTACGAAGGAAGACGTAAAAGTTTTCAAGCTGCACAGTCTATGTTGAATGATAAATTGGTGGGAGGTAAAAAGCGTATGGGACCCGTTATATTAGAACGTGTTGATATTCAGCATGAGACACGACTTCAAGTACAATCTTACGTATTAACGGAaactcataaaaatataatgttagaACTTCTAGCATTAGCTACTAGCAGATATGCTGACGTACGCTCGAAAGCAcaatgtattcttttttatggGCTTCGACACTTTCCATACTCATATACATTCATTGTCCCTcgtttaatagatattttggCAAAAGATACTGACGTACATCATGATGCTTATAAGGTATAAAACTTTAATagtcaagaaaaataatgattttccacgtatttattcattctttccaAAAACAGGGagttctatatattttatttggtCCACAACATGATCCTATCATGATCAAACGTGATTGGAATATGTTGCGATCTTTATGGCCAAAAATTGTTCTTTCCAAGCCATCCGAGAAACTTTCAGTGattcgattaaaagaaaatttaattgacaCTGTAAAAAATAACTTTCCAACGTATGTCATTACACTTGAAATACCAGATAGATGTTTGATTGCTGCATCTAAATTATGGAGTACTTTCCCATATCCTACTTTAGTGCAACTTAATGAGAATGAAATTCAATGTGGTTtacaaaaattgaaagaacacTCTCAATCTAATTTAGTGGCATATCATGGACTTCTAGATGATTTATTAAATGCTATTCTAGAAGAAAATCTTCATTGGAGGCATAGATTAAtgtcaatgaattttataagaaGCTTGGTTCATCCTGACCAAATATATTCACCGAAAATAGTGCGGTATTTTTTAGAAGCATTGATTCATGATTcgttagaagaaagaaaaattgcgaTTCGTACAGTAATTTATATGCTTAAgcagcaaaaaagaaaacatccaaaggtatttttaacatttaacaaaTGTATAACACGTGAAAAAATTACTTGGAAAATTCATTTAGGATACGTTTTGTTGTAGGTAACTATTGATATAAGGGAAGAACgcgaaaaagaattattatttacaggtAAATCTAATGTTGTGATACCTGGAGAAAGGCCAGATAATGCGTGGTTGCAATATGACTACAATACACGTCCGTTAACATCAGATCAATGGAATGAACAAAGATTTGTTCATCAACCATATATTGGCTATTATACGTGGCCAAAAAAATTAGAGATTTATGCACCATCATCTGAACAACCAAGTTTTGATCCTAAAATTCGTAAATTAACAGATCATGAGATGGAGATTGAACGTTTCTTTAACGATCCTCAGAATGTGGAGAAACTTATTAAATTCTATagtatcgaagagaaaaaggataaggataaatttaacgtttataaatgtctcttatttaaaagtatttttcgCAATATTGGAATTACTCCCTTAAAACACTTTTTGCCACATTTGTGTAAATTAGTTACAGAAAAACAGGAAAGTAACCAAAGATGTGCTGCAGAAATTATTGCGGGTATAATCAGAGGTGCAAAGCATTGGCCGTTTGAAATGACTTGTGAAATGTGGAATGAACTGTTACCAATTATAAGAACAGCATTAAGTAATCTAGCAGTGGAAACTGTTGTAGATTGGAGTACGTGTTTTGCAACTGCCTTACAACGTAGAGATCCAAATAGACATCATTGGTTTTTGGAATGCTTGATGGAAGAACCTCCTTTAGGAGAATCTGAATCATCTTTTGTAGAATGTGGCCGTCTGTATGCTTTACAGAGAACCCTTAATCAACAATCATGGCGTGTTTCTCAATTGATGCAACGTTTACTCATCCGTTTAGAGAACAGATTATTAACAAATCCGTTTAGAAATTTAAGGGAACGTTTAGGATCATTATTAGTTATTGTATTTGAAGCAGATCTTAGATTTCCAAAATCCTTTGAGAATCAAACAACTCCACGAGCACAACATTTTGTGGATAAAGTAATTCCAAAATTGCAATTACTTGCTCAAGACACTATAGCGTTGATTAGCAGGGAAGAACATTCTCTAGCCTCGGACATGGctaatgttaattttaatgattctattaaaaattctaaattgGATGTAAACGAACGGGAAGCAGCTATCAGATTGCTTAAGATTATTTGCAAATGGATTATAG
The window above is part of the Vespa velutina chromosome 24, iVesVel2.1, whole genome shotgun sequence genome. Proteins encoded here:
- the LOC124956882 gene encoding proteasome activator complex subunit 4-like, which produces MNSDINITNHKYQKELIYNKLLPYAKDLENESQVLLSEIKGNLGRAVMYREMQPGCSFWTTRLCKYIKIYGMKFSKEDHIYFVKLMYELITIPNLDPFLINKFGSTLILLLKKKELLSPNDLELPWRPLYDLNQRVRMCAESSIGMFRYFPFLGCTLNSVIHSAKNYFPLNATQEILDELRPMICPFDVVTMSNTFKTLEYFLPIHLPPEYHSLGHELWFNEFMTLWEVCHNGPQWENEIMWLMAKLAFANIGYINWEPHIPLMFTRFVRCLNLPVSYKQTQSIKNHKIEMLPIAIWIVSVLGNKSSAQMYLEKFLKTIETYFHAANVGRWSGKLKELLTKLPYRFILRVHKERYAKKTWETPIPDEYKLSDEDINIFVKSMMPIAMTAMFSKLSANDTCYALQHLATMRPSLVIPQVLERMYSTLDSLTEPHKLTAAMTCMVAVARPMVQGSRNINKGYTYPEGPMHVLPLLFSSLPGIDPNDIGKCFITFRLISVYAIMIPIVDSSRSSAIADEEERLICETTSRFEDFILQFLDRVFTFIDCSSLEFVRPENRAGDGKSKLETTAETVLEGVCSTLLLKTSNAIFLSALHKLRTFVTERILETKIAGQLVAVLCRIFVRINGQDTLRALVPLLSQTILDIINEGEDVIKEENLDNRLLYAMLLLSAVVETPGSNLLPHINTFLKVLDQVLLLRSREGSKLACRILKNLLMSLSTVTFCQFRTVERDYNDPEYPYTRDWGRAIDVDSLRINWYVPGKEEIATIQQIFSKYLPQEIEKLQKYCHDWNSLTREELLTSLNIVSGIVGGCESVLPLWKESPLPVVETSLEWISFTPTVGITGEIIMPDGSNVRRYLTEILSNLQSVLLKNAEDDTKSLFVLVQIWNSLLSGKMRLYESYEGRRKSFQAAQSMLNDKLVGGKKRMGPVILERVDIQHETRLQVQSYVLTETHKNIMLELLALATSRYADVRSKAQCILFYGLRHFPYSYTFIVPRLIDILAKDTDVHHDAYKGVLYILFGPQHDPIMIKRDWNMLRSLWPKIVLSKPSEKLSVIRLKENLIDTVKNNFPTYVITLEIPDRCLIAASKLWSTFPYPTLVQLNENEIQCGLQKLKEHSQSNLVAYHGLLDDLLNAILEENLHWRHRLMSMNFIRSLVHPDQIYSPKIVRYFLEALIHDSLEERKIAIRTVIYMLKQQKRKHPKVTIDIREEREKELLFTGKSNVVIPGERPDNAWLQYDYNTRPLTSDQWNEQRFVHQPYIGYYTWPKKLEIYAPSSEQPSFDPKIRKLTDHEMEIERFFNDPQNVEKLIKFYSIEEKKDKDKFNVYKCLLFKSIFRNIGITPLKHFLPHLCKLVTEKQESNQRCAAEIIAGIIRGAKHWPFEMTCEMWNELLPIIRTALSNLAVETVVDWSTCFATALQRRDPNRHHWFLECLMEEPPLGESESSFVECGRLYALQRTLNQQSWRVSQLMQRLLIRLENRLLTNPFRNLRERLGSLLVIVFEADLRFPKSFENQTTPRAQHFVDKVIPKLQLLAQDTIALISREEHSLASDMANVNFNDSIKNSKLDVNEREAAIRLLKIICKWIIGSVFRSQYGILPGFYELFPIICQMENYETDEELTKVCSETLAVLAQTVTLPNDMSIALDAIVKMSKHLSWWARATCLEFLQVLIFYNMSIVLSKDEWVNSIKEVVLNLLEDIRLEVREKAGHVLGGLLHCAFIPEQKALLEKFKLKAKIKLHKKCRAIYNKTEAERNANLDAVRLRHAGVLGLCAFIRAHPYDIPDYLPPVFEHLGLHLNDPQPIPTTIRKTLGDFKRTHYDGWTGVNGHAQHFTEEQLAVLQDLSVPPSHYA